Within the Vibrio tasmaniensis genome, the region ATCATTGGTCGCTTCTACCCACTGTTCGGTGCACTGCTTATCTTTATGTCTGTTGGCCTAATCACTGCGATTGGTCTATCTGACGAGCACCAAATCATGGGTGGCTTCGAGATGAAAGACATGTTCACTAACATGAACCCTAACGATCTACCGCTTTGGCCGGCTCTATTCATCACCATCGCTTGTGGTGCTATCTCTGGCTTCCACGCAACTCAATCTCCTTTGATGGCGCGTTGCATGGAAAACGAGAAAAATGGTCGCTTCGTATTCTACGGTGCAATGATTGGTGAAGGCATCATCGCCCTAATCTGGTGTGCACTTGCTCTGTCGTTCTTCGGTTCTGTTGAGTCTTTGTCTGACGCGATTGCAAACGGCGGCCCAGGTAACGTGGTATACAGCGCTTCATTTGGTCTATTGGGTGTGTTCGGCGGTATCCTTGCTTTCCTTGGCGTGGTTATCCTGCCAATCACTTCAGGTGACACTGCGTTCCGTTCAAGCCGTCTTATCCTTGCTGAATACTTCAACATGGAACAGAAAACTCTACGTAACCGTCTACTAATGGCTCTACCATTGTTCGTTCTTGGTGGCATCCTGACTCAAGTCGATTTCGGTATTATCTGGCGCTACTTCGGTTTTGCTAACCAATCAACGGCAGTCATGATGTTATGGACAGCTTCGGCTTACCTACTTCGTCACAATAAATTCCACTGGATAACCACGGTTCCAGCTGTGTTCATGACGTCTGTGTGTATTACATTCATCCTGAACAATAGCCAGTTAGGCTTCGGTCTACCAATGCAAATTTCAACCATCATTGGCGTGGTAAGTGCATTCGGTATTGCGGCTTACGTTATCAAGATTTCAAAAGGCAAAGGTGATATCGACCTTGCTGATGAAGAAGTAGAAAAGGAAGCAAAGCCCGTAACAAAAACAGCTTAGCTTTCCCCTAAATATTCTCACTCTTCATAGAAAGAGGAGAATAAGTAAGCCAAAAACACTTCGCTTGTTCCACCATCATCTTTGATGAACTGGAATCTAAGATCAAAGCCCATCATGTATGATGGGCTTTATTATTTTATCCATAACCACTGAATACATTAGTTTCCACTAAACAAAAGAAAGACAACCTGCAAAAAAGCAAAGCTACCTTTCAGCCTCAATGAGCTTTACACTTAACCAGCGTCTCAATAGGTGAAAATATGGAACTCATTCTCTCTCTGCTGCAACAAACCTGTGTCTACTTAGTGATTGCTTACATGCTAAGTAAGACCCCACTGATTCTCCCTTTATTGAGCATATCTTCGCGCTTAAGTCATAAAGTCAGCTGTTACATTCTGTTTTCCCTGTTCTGTATTATGGGCACCTATTTCGGATTGCAGATTAATGACGCCATCGCCAACACGCGCGCGATGGGAGCGGTCATGGGTGGTTTGTTTGGCGGCCCAGTAGTCGGCTTTGCCGTCGGCTTTACTGGCGGTATCCATCGTTACTCTTTGGGTGGATTCACCGATCTAGCTTGTGCCATTTCAACCACAGCAGAAGGCTTGATTGGCGGCTTGTTACACGTTTATCTAGTAAGAAAGAACAAAGCCAGCCAGCTGTTTAATCCGATGGTGGTGTTCTCGGTAACCCTGTTTGCAGAGATTATTCAGATGCTGATTCTACTGGCGGTAGCTAAACCCTTCGAACAATCCTACGCTCTGGTTTCTGATATTGCCGCGCCAATGATCATTGCAAACTCAGTCGGTGCTGCGCTATTCATGAGCATCATCCAAGACCGGAAAACCATCTTCGAGAAGTACTCAGCTACCTTCTCACGCCGCGCATTAACCATCGCCGAACGTTCGGTGGGTATTTTGCATGGCGGCTTCAATTCCGATAACGCACAAAAAATCGTACGTATCGTTTACGAAGAGACCAATGTTGGGGCGGTAGCGATTACCGACCGGGAAAAAATTCTCGCGTTCGTCGGCATTGGCGATGAACACCATATTCCCAATACGCCTATTTCATCGCAAAGCACACTCACTTCGATGGAACAGAACGACATCATCTACCTCGATGGGAAAGAGAACCCGTATCAATGCTCTCTTTCACAAGATTGTAAATTAGGCTCTGCACTTATTATCCCATTGCGCGCGGGTAATGAAGTGGTCGGTACCATCAAGTTGTATGAGCCAAAGCTGAAGCTGTTCTCGACCATCAACATGTCGATGGGTGAAGGTATCGCTCAACTCTTATCGAGCCAGATATTGTTTAGCAACTATCAGCAGCAGCAAACACTGCTCACCCAAGCGGAAATCAAACTGCTGCACGCTCAAGTGAACCCACACTTCTTGTTTAATGCACTCAACACCATCAGTGCCGTTACACGCCGTGATCCCGACAAAGCTCGAGAGCTGATTCAGCATCTCTCTCACTTCTTTAGAAGTAATCTGAAGCAGAACATCAATACCGTGAAACTCAAAGATGAACTGGCACACGTCAATGCGTACCTAACTATTGAAAAAGCACGTTTTACTGACCGCTTAGAAGTCGAATGGGATATCGACCCACAACTATACGAGTCGCAACTGCCGAGCTTTACTCTGCAACCACTGGTAGAAAACGCCATAAAACATGGGATATCTAACATGTTGGAAGGCGGAAAAGTGAAGATCTATAGCGAGGCTTTCGAGGGGGGATTCAAGTTAACCGTTGAAGACAATGCCGGTAATTATCAGAAGCCATCTCAAGATCACGTTGGATTAGGCATGGAAATTGTTGATAAACGACTCACTAATTTCTTTGGACAAGATTCAGCGCTAAAAATAGAATCTCAACCGCAGCAATTTACTCGAATGAGCTTTATCATACCTATATTAAAATAATGGTATTTTCGGAGACGAATCGCTCCGAGTTGAAACATTTAGAAGCAGACATTTAAAGCAAAACGTGAATCAAGCAGGGATGGAATCAAGATGAAGATTTTAGGATGTTAAAGGCATTAGTTGTCGATGATGAGCTTTTTGCTCGCGAAGAGCTGATTGAACTACTCACTGAAACCGGAGAAGTACAAGTCATCGGCCAAGCGAGTAACGCGATCGAAGGGCTTAAGCAGATCAATCTGCTCAAGCCAGATGTGGTGTATTTGGATATCCAGATGCCGCAGGTTACCGGAATTGAACTGTTAAGCATGCTTGATCCAGACACCATGCCTTACGTGGTATTCGTTACCGCCTACGACCAATATGCAATTCAAGCATTTGAAGACAA harbors:
- a CDS encoding sensor histidine kinase translates to MELILSLLQQTCVYLVIAYMLSKTPLILPLLSISSRLSHKVSCYILFSLFCIMGTYFGLQINDAIANTRAMGAVMGGLFGGPVVGFAVGFTGGIHRYSLGGFTDLACAISTTAEGLIGGLLHVYLVRKNKASQLFNPMVVFSVTLFAEIIQMLILLAVAKPFEQSYALVSDIAAPMIIANSVGAALFMSIIQDRKTIFEKYSATFSRRALTIAERSVGILHGGFNSDNAQKIVRIVYEETNVGAVAITDREKILAFVGIGDEHHIPNTPISSQSTLTSMEQNDIIYLDGKENPYQCSLSQDCKLGSALIIPLRAGNEVVGTIKLYEPKLKLFSTINMSMGEGIAQLLSSQILFSNYQQQQTLLTQAEIKLLHAQVNPHFLFNALNTISAVTRRDPDKARELIQHLSHFFRSNLKQNINTVKLKDELAHVNAYLTIEKARFTDRLEVEWDIDPQLYESQLPSFTLQPLVENAIKHGISNMLEGGKVKIYSEAFEGGFKLTVEDNAGNYQKPSQDHVGLGMEIVDKRLTNFFGQDSALKIESQPQQFTRMSFIIPILK
- a CDS encoding carbon starvation CstA family protein, encoding MMWFLTCVAALIGGYFIYGAFIEKIFGINEKRQTPAHTKQDGVDFVPMSTPKVYLVQLLNIAGVGPIFGPIMGALYGPAAMLWIVLGCIFAGAVHDYFSGMLSIRNGGASVPTITGRYLGNGAKHFMNIFAIVLLLLVGVVFVSAPAGMITNLVNDQTDFVMSTSTMVVIIFAYYIIATIVPVDKIIGRFYPLFGALLIFMSVGLITAIGLSDEHQIMGGFEMKDMFTNMNPNDLPLWPALFITIACGAISGFHATQSPLMARCMENEKNGRFVFYGAMIGEGIIALIWCALALSFFGSVESLSDAIANGGPGNVVYSASFGLLGVFGGILAFLGVVILPITSGDTAFRSSRLILAEYFNMEQKTLRNRLLMALPLFVLGGILTQVDFGIIWRYFGFANQSTAVMMLWTASAYLLRHNKFHWITTVPAVFMTSVCITFILNNSQLGFGLPMQISTIIGVVSAFGIAAYVIKISKGKGDIDLADEEVEKEAKPVTKTA